Sequence from the Pseudomonas sp. 7SR1 genome:
CCCGACAGCAAGCGTGTGCTCAAGACCCTGGCCGAGGCCTACCCCAACGGCGCACCACAAGTCAGCCCGGGCATGAAGGAAGTCGAACTCGACGGCAAGACCCAGTTCATGTCCTTCACCCGCGTCAATGGCGTGCCGGGCGCCGATTGGTATGTGGCACTGGTACTGGACAAGGACACGGCGCTGGCGATGCTCAGCGAATTCCGCACCTCGGCATTGATCGCCATGGCCATCGCCGTGGTGTTCATCATTGCCCTGCTGGGCATGTTGATCCGCGTGCTGATGCAGCCATTGCTGACCATGGGCCGCGCGATGCATGACATCGCCGAAGGCGAAGGCGACCTGACCCGGCGCCTGACCATCCATGGCCACGACGAATTCGGCGCCCTGGGCACATCGTTCAACCGCTTTGTCGAACGCATTCACACCTCGATCCGCGAAGTGGCTTCGGCCACCGGCCAGGTCAACGAAGTCGCCCTGCGCGTGGTCAGTGCCTCCAATTCCTCGATGTTCAATTCCGACCAGCAAGCCTCGCGCACCAGTAGCGTTGCCGCAGCCATCAACCAGCTCGGCGCCGCCGCCCAGGAAATCGCCCAGAACGCCGCCCTCGCCTCGCAGCACTCCAGCGAGGCCCGCAACCTGGCCGAGGATGGCCAGCAGGTGGTAGACAAGACCATCACCGCCATGCAGCAGCTGTCGGCGAAGATCAGCGATTCGTGCGGCAACATCGAAACCCTGAACAGCAACACCGTGAACATCGGCCAGATCCTGGAAGTGATCACCAGCATCTCCCAGCAGACCAACCTGCTCGCCCTGAACGCGGCCATCGAGGCCGCACGGGCCGGGGAAGCCGGCCGCGGTTTCGCGGTAGTGGCCGATGAGGTGCGCAACCTGGCCCACCGCACCCAGGATTCGGCGCAGCAAGTGCAGAAGATGATCGAAGAACTGCAGGTCGGTGCCCGGGAAGCGGTGCTGACCATGACCGACAGCCAGCGCCAGAGCGAAAGCAGCGTGGGCATCGCCAACCAGGCCGGTGAACGACTGGGCAGCGTGACCCAGCGTATTGGTGAAATCGACGGCATGAACCAGTCCGTGGCCACCGCCACCGAAGAACAGACTGCCGTGGTGGAATCGATCAACGTCGACATCAACGAGATCAACACGTTGAACCAGGAAGGCGTGGAAAACCTGCAAGCCACCTTGCGGGCCTGTGCCGATCTTGAGCAGCAGGCGGCGCGGTTGAAGCAGTTGGTGGGTAGTTTCCGGATCTAGTGCCTGGACATACCCCGTCGCGAGCAAGCTCGCGACGGGGTATGTCAGCCTACGCAAACAGACATTTGGTCAGCGCTACCTGACTCAAGACTGAATTAAGACTAAACTCAGTCCATTCAATCTTTCGAGGCTTACGCCATGAAGCTGTCATCCCAAATCAAACCCATCAGCTATTTGAAAAGCCACACGGCTGAAATCGTAAAGACCATCACAGAGAGTAGAGAGCCTTTGATCATCACCCAAAACGGTGAAGCCAAGCTCGTAGTCATGGATGTGAAAAGTTTCGAAGAACAAGAAGACACCATGGCGCTGTTGAAGCTATTGGCCATGGGCAACCGTGAAATTGAAGAAGGTAATTTTCGGGATGTTGAGGATGTCTTCACTGAGCTGGACAGGGCTGACACTCAATGAGCTTAAAGGTTGTCATCCTTCAATCGGCCGAAACAGATCTTAAAGAGCTCCGCGTTTATCTAATCGAGCGGTTTTCTTCTCAAACATGGCAAAACACCTATGCCAGTCTGAAAGCAGCGATCCGTCATCTAGCAACACTGCCTTTTGCGGGATCGATCCCGGAAGAAATTGAAAGGCTTAATCTCGGTCAATATCGACAGATCCTTTCAGGAATGAATAGGATCATTTATGAAGTGCGAGGCCAAACGATCTACATCCACATCATCGCCGATAGCCGCAAGAGCTTGCCCGCGTTGCTAATGAAACGCTTGCTTCGAAGCGACTCTTAGAACTTCGCTAAAATCGCGACCCAGGCTTGTTCAAAAACTCCATTTCCTCAGCCGTGGACTCGCGCCCCAACACCGCATTGCGATGGGGAAACCGTCCAAACCGCGCAATGATCTTCTGGTGCCGCTCGGCATAATCCAGGTTGTCTTCAAACACTGCCCGCTCCGCCTCGGGCTGCTCTCGAACCAGCTCGATAAACCGCGACACGGCTTCGTTCTGCACCGCGAGGATTTCGCAGTGTTCCAGTACGAGGTAGATGAATACGCGCTGGATGGGCTTGAGTTGGCGCTCGAACCCCGCCGCCAGGCCTTGGGCCACCAGCGCCTGGGCACGCAGGTCGCCGGCAAAAGCCTTGGGGGTGTCGCGAAAGATCATCCGCGGAAGCTGATCGAGCAGTAGCACCAGGGCCAGCCAACCTTCCGGGCGTTGCGCCCAGTCGGTCAATCCGCCGGCCAGTGCCTGCTCGACCTGATCGCCGAAGCGCTCTTGCGCCTGGCGATCATGGCCTTTGCCAAACCACAGCTTGCCCTTGTCGGCCGCGATTTCGTCCGGCGTTTCGGCTGAACCAAACCACCAATCGAGCAACGGCTGCCAGGGCTCGGCCATGTTTCACTCCTTGTGATAGGCCGTGGCGCGCGCCACTTCTTCCTTCGAGCCGAGGAACACTGCTACGCGCTGGTGAAGGCCTTCGGGCTGGATGTCGAGGATGCGCTGGTGACCGTCGGTGGAAGCACCGCCGGCCTGTTCCACCAGGAACGACATCGGGTTGGCTTCATACATCAGGCGCAGCTTGCCCGGCTTGGAGGGCTCGCGGCTGTCGCGCGGGTACATGAACAGGCCGCCACGGGTCAGGATACGGTGCACGTCGGCAACCATGGCCGCGACCCAGCGCATGTTGTAGTTCTTCTTCAACGGGCCTTCCTCGCCGGCCAGCAGCTCGCTGACATAGCGCTGCACGGGAGCTTCCCAGTGCCGCTGGTTGGACATGTTGATAGCGAATTCCTGGGTGGTTTCAGGAATGGTGATGTCTTCGTGGGTCAGTACGAAGCTGCCCATCTCGCGGTCCAGGGTGAAGCCCTTGACGCCGTCGCCCAGGGTCAGCACCAGCATGGTCTGCGGGCCATAGATGGCATAGCCGGCGGCGACTTGCTGGGTGCCTGGTTGCAGGAAAGCCTTTTCATTCAGGGCTTCGTTCTGGCTCAGGTATTCGTTCGGGCAACGCAGTACCGAGAAGATGGTGCCGACCGGCGCGTTGATATCGATGTTCGACGAACCGTCCAGTGGATCGAACACCAGCAGATAGGCACCCTTGGGGTACTTGCCCGGGATCTGGTAGGCATTGTCCATTTCCTCGGACGCCATGCCGGCCAGGTGACCACCCCATTCGTTGGCTTCGAGCAGGATTTCGTTGGACAGCACGTCGAGCTTCTTCTGCACTTCGCCCTGCACGTTTTCGGTGCCCATGCTGCCCAGGACGCCACCCAGTGCGCCTTTGGATACGGCGTGGCTGATTTCCTTGCACGCACGCGCCACCACTTCGATCAAAAAGCGCAGATCGGCAGGGGTGTTGTTGCTGCGGGTCTGCTCAATCAAATAGCGACTCAAGGTAACGCGGGACATGGACGGCTCCGAAGAATAGGGGGCGGAAAAACCTGCGCAGTTTAGCGCGAGTCGGGACTTAATTCCTCCTATGAGACGGGGAATGGAGGATTGAGTTCACGGGGTGGCGGCTCGCTTGGATATTTCTGACGATTGAGAGAACGCCATCGCGAGCGAGCTCGCTCCCACAGTTGACTGAGTTGTTTCGACGAACGCGGTCTATTGTGGGAGCGAGCTTGCTCGCGATCAACGCACCTCAGCTCTTGACCGGCGGTTTGCGCAGCAGACTGAAGGCCATCGCCGCGAGGAACAATACACTGAGCAGCAACACCGCCCACAGGCCGATCTTCTTCCAGTTGGTCTCGACCGGGGCCGGGGTGGTCGCGGTTGCAGCGGCGGGGATGGCGCGGACCGTGCCATTCACCGTTGCCGTCCCCAGGGTCGCCAGGCGCGCGGGACGGTAATCCGGCACCAGTGTCGTCAAGGGCAGGTTGGCCGCCTTCACGGTGGCACTGCCCAGCGCCAGACTGAAGGGACCTTCTCCACGCGCCAGGAACACCACCTGACTGGGGCGCACCGCAAAGCGCAACGCCGGTGCCTTGTCGCCCAGGCCACCGCCGCGCTCATCGACTGTCAGCTTCAATTGCTGAACGGTCTGGCCGTCGAGCTGCAGTTGGTCCTGCACCACATCCTGGCCGTTCTGGGTCAGGCGATACAGCAAGCCACTGCCCAGCGGCTGCCACGGATGGCTGCTCTCGCGCCGACCGGCCAGGATCACCGGCGCCAGGCTGTTGGCCTGGCTCAGTTCCACCTGCACTTGTTCGATGTCCAGTCCCATGGGCAACTGCCAGGTATATTCACCGGCCTTGGCAGTGCTGCCGGCCAGCGGTTGCGACCAGGCCAAGGGCAGCGGCAGGTTTTCCTGGCGGGTGCTTTGCAACTGCGCCGAGGTCAGCACCGGGGCCGATGACGGCGACTCCCACAGCAATCGCAGGTAACGGGCCGATTGCCCCGGCAGGCTCACCTCATGCTGCTCGACCCGCTCATCGGCGAAGGTCAATCGTGCCACTTGGCCTTCGCCCCATGATTGCCAGTTCTGCAGATCGTCGCTGGCCTCGATGGTGAACCGCTGGAAGCCGTCGCGCTCACTGGTCCAGTCCAGGATCAGTTGCTGCAGGGGCGCCTTGATCGCGCTGGCGTCCAACAGCCAGCCGCGCAGTTCCTCCTCCCCTGCTTCGAGGCGGCTGGACGGCTGGACTTCCACCAGCGTGCCATTGGCGTTCGATTGCACCCGCACGCTGGGCGCACGCTCGTTGTCATCGGCGGCGTTGTACAGGGGAAACCACTTCACCTCGGTCAGGGTCCGGTTTTCCCGGCTCTGGGCGGTTTCGCGAACCAGGGCATAAGCCTGGGCCTGCCCGGCCGCGTTGAATACCCGCAGGTCGCTCAGGTCGGTCTGGCGCGCCTGCAACTGGACCTCCAGGGGCAACGGAAGACGATACCAAGGGCCCTCACCGCTCAAGGCCAGTGGCACCTGGTGGGCGAAGTCCGCTGGCCTCTCCTGGGCCACGACCGACAATGTCGCCCACAACCCCACCACTCCCAGCCCGATCCGACTCAACTTGCGACTCAAGATGACACTCCCCCACTGACAGGCATCGGCGGCTCGGTCGGCGGAACCGTTTCCGGACGCTTGGGCGGCAGTGGCGCGAAGTAGCCCACTACCAGCAACAGCACACCCACACCGATAAACGACACGATCCGCGCCAGACCGCCACGGTTACTC
This genomic interval carries:
- a CDS encoding type II toxin-antitoxin system RelE/ParE family toxin, with product MSLKVVILQSAETDLKELRVYLIERFSSQTWQNTYASLKAAIRHLATLPFAGSIPEEIERLNLGQYRQILSGMNRIIYEVRGQTIYIHIIADSRKSLPALLMKRLLRSDS
- a CDS encoding DUF924 family protein, which translates into the protein MAEPWQPLLDWWFGSAETPDEIAADKGKLWFGKGHDRQAQERFGDQVEQALAGGLTDWAQRPEGWLALVLLLDQLPRMIFRDTPKAFAGDLRAQALVAQGLAAGFERQLKPIQRVFIYLVLEHCEILAVQNEAVSRFIELVREQPEAERAVFEDNLDYAERHQKIIARFGRFPHRNAVLGRESTAEEMEFLNKPGSRF
- a CDS encoding methyl-accepting chemotaxis protein gives rise to the protein MTRNMKFSHKILLAAALVVAVAFACFILFNDYRQRQSLHTSTETSMQELGSLTSRNIQTWVEGRIQLLQSLAQQIAVDGSSADSLKRAVGLPAYTGNFQLSYFGGTDGVMFSVPAGNRAADYDPRARGWYKAANSAQQTIVTEPYIAASSGKLVITVATPVQHQNQMIGVAGADIDLSSVSAIINSLNFGGHGHAFIVSADGKILIHPDSKRVLKTLAEAYPNGAPQVSPGMKEVELDGKTQFMSFTRVNGVPGADWYVALVLDKDTALAMLSEFRTSALIAMAIAVVFIIALLGMLIRVLMQPLLTMGRAMHDIAEGEGDLTRRLTIHGHDEFGALGTSFNRFVERIHTSIREVASATGQVNEVALRVVSASNSSMFNSDQQASRTSSVAAAINQLGAAAQEIAQNAALASQHSSEARNLAEDGQQVVDKTITAMQQLSAKISDSCGNIETLNSNTVNIGQILEVITSISQQTNLLALNAAIEAARAGEAGRGFAVVADEVRNLAHRTQDSAQQVQKMIEELQVGAREAVLTMTDSQRQSESSVGIANQAGERLGSVTQRIGEIDGMNQSVATATEEQTAVVESINVDINEINTLNQEGVENLQATLRACADLEQQAARLKQLVGSFRI
- a CDS encoding DUF3999 domain-containing protein, with protein sequence MSRKLSRIGLGVVGLWATLSVVAQERPADFAHQVPLALSGEGPWYRLPLPLEVQLQARQTDLSDLRVFNAAGQAQAYALVRETAQSRENRTLTEVKWFPLYNAADDNERAPSVRVQSNANGTLVEVQPSSRLEAGEEELRGWLLDASAIKAPLQQLILDWTSERDGFQRFTIEASDDLQNWQSWGEGQVARLTFADERVEQHEVSLPGQSARYLRLLWESPSSAPVLTSAQLQSTRQENLPLPLAWSQPLAGSTAKAGEYTWQLPMGLDIEQVQVELSQANSLAPVILAGRRESSHPWQPLGSGLLYRLTQNGQDVVQDQLQLDGQTVQQLKLTVDERGGGLGDKAPALRFAVRPSQVVFLARGEGPFSLALGSATVKAANLPLTTLVPDYRPARLATLGTATVNGTVRAIPAAATATTPAPVETNWKKIGLWAVLLLSVLFLAAMAFSLLRKPPVKS
- a CDS encoding class 1 fructose-bisphosphatase, translating into MSRVTLSRYLIEQTRSNNTPADLRFLIEVVARACKEISHAVSKGALGGVLGSMGTENVQGEVQKKLDVLSNEILLEANEWGGHLAGMASEEMDNAYQIPGKYPKGAYLLVFDPLDGSSNIDINAPVGTIFSVLRCPNEYLSQNEALNEKAFLQPGTQQVAAGYAIYGPQTMLVLTLGDGVKGFTLDREMGSFVLTHEDITIPETTQEFAINMSNQRHWEAPVQRYVSELLAGEEGPLKKNYNMRWVAAMVADVHRILTRGGLFMYPRDSREPSKPGKLRLMYEANPMSFLVEQAGGASTDGHQRILDIQPEGLHQRVAVFLGSKEEVARATAYHKE
- a CDS encoding type II toxin-antitoxin system Phd/YefM family antitoxin: MKLSSQIKPISYLKSHTAEIVKTITESREPLIITQNGEAKLVVMDVKSFEEQEDTMALLKLLAMGNREIEEGNFRDVEDVFTELDRADTQ